ATTCCTATAGCTAAAAGTTATAGACTAACAGATCTTAAAAAAGCATTGCTAGATTTTCAAGAAAAAAAGGGGAAAAGAATCACAATAGAGTATATCCTTCTTAAGGAATATAACACTTTTAAAGAAGACGCTCTTTCTTTGAGAAACTTCCTTGAGGGGCTTAAAACTTTTGTAAATCTTATACCTTATAACCCAATTTCCAATGGAGTTTTTAAAAAACCAAGTGAAGATGAAGTTAAGAAGTTTCATGAGATGCTACTCAAATTAGGAATAAAGGCTGAGGTAAGAAAAGAAAAAGGAAGCGATATAGAAGCTGCCTGCGGCCAATTAAGAGGAATAAGACCTTCTTTGGAAAATTGTGGTGTCGGAGACGGGATTTGAACCCGTATGGGCAAAAACCCACTGGATCCTGAGTCCAGCGCGTCTGCCAGATTCCGCCACTCCGACACCTTATATAATTATACAAAACCTCTTAAGAAGATCAATTACTCTCTCAAACTTTTCTTAAAAGTTTTCATATAACACGTTAATGCTTTTTATTTAAATACTTCTTCATCAACTCTCAACTTAGATAGCAATATTTTATTAATATCACCTATCTTTGTACAAGGAGTCTTAATCAAAAGTTTTCTCTCATCTATCTCTAAGACTAATCCAACATCTAAAAGTCCCTCGTTTCCCTCGAGCCCTAGAAGTGTATGTTTTAGACTCCCTATATGTATCCACTCTAATTCAGCGTCAATCCCACGTTCTGGATAAGAAACGGTAAGAATTTTTAACTTCCCATTGCACTTTTCAGCCCACAAGATCCCTGTACCAATCTTAAAGGAAAGTTCTTGAACAGCAGTTTTACTTAAAGGTATTCCTACACCAAAGTGAGGAAATCCTCCCACTTTAACATCATTCCACGCAAGCTCAACTTCAATAGCGTTTTTAAAGTAAGCTTTCCACATTTTAATGCGATTAGAGCGTCTTTCCTCTAAAGTTTTTATCCTAACCCCAGAAGGTGATGGTAAAACTACCACACGAGTGTACCTCGAAAACTCATCTATAAGATGAAGATAATCTCTCTCATTTCCCAAAAAAATAACAACATCTGGTTTAACAACGGAAATTTTACTTTTTACAAGGGTATACCCATCCTTTCCCATTATTAGACCAGAAGAGTCTATAATTACTATATCTCTATCCCTGCAAGCAAAACTAACAAGATCCCCTAATCCCCACAACGTAGGCCAAATAAAAGGCCCTCCTGGAGATGTAGAGCCTATAAAGGCAAGCTTAACTGGAGAAACTTCCGAAAGCTTTTCAACCTTACCATCCAGAAAGCCTAAACCCAATGTTCCGGGTGGACCTATATCTGATTGCCCCGGGTCAGCATCAACAACTGCAACTTTCTTTCCCTCAGAAATTAACTTGTTAGCTAAAAGGAGAGCAAGTGTAGTTTTCCCTGTATCCACCTTCCCAAGCAAAATAATTATTCTCTCTTGATCACTCAAATCTAGAACCAAGCCATCTTCACTCCTTTATTTCTTCATCTAAATCTTTTCTAATAACATCTACACAGGATCGGGTTTTTGTGCTATCCTTAGTTTCAAGAATACGTATAAATTATTCTTTGCGAGGGTTAGGCTTCTTAAACAAACCAGCAAGGGGAATTTTATCCGGGTTTTCCATCAAAAAAGAAATATATTCTTCCATTTGTTGAGAACGTGTTTTATCTTTTCCCAAGAGAGAGGATATTTTCGTAGCGAAAGAAGATGTTCTAGAAACTCTGGCGCTCTTGGTATCCAACAAAAGCTCAAGGAGGGAGCGAATGCGTAGTTGTTCCTCTTCCATTTTTTCTATTTTCCTATTTATAGCAGAAAGTTCGGATACAAGAATCTCAAGAAGTTCTTTTATAATACTGAGTAATTCACTGTTTTCTACTGCCATTCATTTTATCCCCTCCTTGAAAATTATACCATCTTTATTTTTATGGAGGGAGAGCTAAAAATGAAAGAACCTTTCAGACAAGTGGAAGAAAGAATAATACTTATAACAGAAGGAACTAAACTAATAATAAAAAACATCTATGGAAGTACTAAATTAAAAACATGGGATCATCCAGAATTAAAGGTTAAGCTAACCAAAAGCATATTGGGGGAAATTGAAGAAAATGAGGCAGAGCAAAAGCTAAAACACATAGAACTAAAAGAGAAAAAAGGAAGTAAAGAAGTAACTATGGAAACGATGATCCCTAATTTCATTATAAGGCCAGGCCTTAAATTTACTATAGATTTAGACATTCTTGCTCCCCCACATATTAACTTAGAAATAGATACAGGTCTTCAAAAGCTAAATGGAAGTAAGAAAGAAGGAAATATAGAAATATCTTATAGGGAAAACTTTACTACGTTAATATCTAATATAAAAGGAAATATAGACATATCCTGTGGATCTGCAGACATAGAAATTAAAAACTCTGAAGGGAAAATAATAGTAAATAGTTTAAGCGGAACAGTTCAAATTAAAAATTGTTCGGGAGAGATGTATATTAATAACGAAAGCGGTAATAATTATTTAGATGGATGTAGTGGATCTATAACATTAAAAACCAAAAGCGGAAATGTATTTCTGAAAAATGTAGAAAGCCTGTACTTAAACATTAAAACATCTAGTGGAAATATAAAAGCAGATATCAACATTTTAGCTGATGGAACCTATCAACTCGAGACCCATTCTGGATGGATAAAGTTAAAAATACCGTATTATTCCTCTTGCCATATAGAATTTGACACAATATGTGGTAAAATCTTTAGTGAGTATTCCTTCGAAACAAAGGAAAATAAATTGAAACTTGGAGAAGCCAAAGGAAGCCTTATAGTAAAATCTTCAAGTGGCGACATATATTTAATTCATGGCTTCATGGAGGAAGAAAAAGATGTTTATCTTAGCCAATGAAATTTTTAGGTTTTTTAAACAAAAGCCAAAAACTCCCAATAAGGTTGCCCCCACAGGCAACTTTATAGATAGATCTCTAAAGAGAGAAGAAACCACCTCTAAGGGAGGAATGCTTATGGTAGCAGAGAGTGTGGTAAAGGGTGAAGTATTTATAGAGTATACTGAACCTTTTGAAAAATTATTACTTGTTCCAGAAAATGCATTACTCTCTTGTACAAACAAAGCAGGAGATATAGTAATCAAATCATGGGACCAGATGCTTCTTAAAATCGCAGCAGTAAAGCACACGTGGGGGAAAAATAAAAAAGAAGCTCAAGAGTTATCTAAGGAAATAGAAGTTAGAATAATACAAAGAGATGAAAGCATATCTTTAGAAACTTTCCTTCCACAAAGCAACGGAAAAAAGACAAGTTACGTTAGCTATAAGATATTTATACCTAAAAACCTTAATGTAGCTATAGAAGCAGAAGAAAGTAACGTTTTCATTAGTGATCTTAATAAAAATTTAAGAGTTAAGACCACTTCTGGTAACGTCTTTATAAGAAATATTTCTGGAAACGTCCACGCTCAAACATCTTCAGGAAATATCTTGATAAATAACATTGGCGGAAACACGACAATAATAACGGAAAGAGGCGAGGTTCATACAGAAAACATAGCAGGTAACCTTGATGTAGAAAGCTCTGAAGGAAATGTTAAAGTATTTCACTCCAGGCAAAATGTTGTAATAAGTATGAGTAAAGGAAACATATCTTTCTTTGATATAGAAGGAAGCATTGAAGTAAAAGCTACTAAAGCCAAAATAATAGGAGAGTATGTGCAAAAGAATCTAAACATAGTGTTAGAAGAGGGTGACATGTTCCTTGATGACGTGGAAGGAAACATAACTATACATTTTAAACAAGGATCCTTAACTTTAGGAAATAAACATTCTTACCGCATAGAACTTTCCTCAAATAGTGGAGATATAAATTTAGATACAGTGGTAAAAGAAAATGGAAGGTATATAATTGAGACATCAGAAGGAACTATAAATTTGAAAATTCCATCTGATGCATCTACAGCTATAGTAGCAAAGACCATAAAAGGAATTATCTCGTGCGAACTACCATTGATAATTACACAAAGTAGCAAAGATGAATTAACAGGGGTACTTAATCAATATAAAGCTCTAATTAAGCTCACTACATCAGAAGGAGATATAAACATAAGGAAGAAGTAAGAATTAAGGGACCCCTGAAGTTTCAGGGGTCCCTTAATTCTTACTCTATAGGAGCAAAACGTGGACCCAATTTTTCTAGAACATGAGGGAGTGTAGTATACTCCATCTGCTCTTCAGAAAGTCTATGAGGTTGGAATGGACCATGCATTCTTATGTAATCAGCAATCTCATTAGCTAAAGCTCTTACTCTATCAAAAGCTACATCAGCAAATAAATCTACAGGTCCTAGAAGCTTACCATGCCTTAGTTGGAAACCAAGAGCAATAACACGAGGTGGACCATCAAACCTACTTGGATTAGCATCTTTTTCAGAAACAGGCATTAATGGCCCCCAGTGAGATCCCCTCATCCATCCTGCAACAAGTTGAGGAAAAGCAAAAGGCTCCAAGACCTCACCCACTGCTGGAAGCCCCCCCTGACACCTGACTAAAGCAACAGGATCATCTTTCCCTACATATTCTCCAGCTATAAGACTAAGCTTTTCGGTACTTACAACAGCAGCAAGTAAACCATCTTTCCTATAAATCCTTTTTATCGCATAACGATCCCTATTACCTATAAGCGCGAGAAGTTCATACATCTCCTCAGGAGTCTTTAAGGATATTTTCTTACCTGCCAAAAGATCGTGAACCTCAAAAACAAAACCTTGTGTGAGCTTTTTATCTATCACTAAGCCTGGAGTA
This portion of the Synergistota bacterium genome encodes:
- a CDS encoding Clp1/GlmU family protein, which gives rise to MVLDLSDQERIIILLGKVDTGKTTLALLLANKLISEGKKVAVVDADPGQSDIGPPGTLGLGFLDGKVEKLSEVSPVKLAFIGSTSPGGPFIWPTLWGLGDLVSFACRDRDIVIIDSSGLIMGKDGYTLVKSKISVVKPDVVIFLGNERDYLHLIDEFSRYTRVVVLPSPSGVRIKTLEERRSNRIKMWKAYFKNAIEVELAWNDVKVGGFPHFGVGIPLSKTAVQELSFKIGTGILWAEKCNGKLKILTVSYPERGIDAELEWIHIGSLKHTLLGLEGNEGLLDVGLVLEIDERKLLIKTPCTKIGDINKILLSKLRVDEEVFK
- a CDS encoding DUF4097 domain-containing protein gives rise to the protein MKEPFRQVEERIILITEGTKLIIKNIYGSTKLKTWDHPELKVKLTKSILGEIEENEAEQKLKHIELKEKKGSKEVTMETMIPNFIIRPGLKFTIDLDILAPPHINLEIDTGLQKLNGSKKEGNIEISYRENFTTLISNIKGNIDISCGSADIEIKNSEGKIIVNSLSGTVQIKNCSGEMYINNESGNNYLDGCSGSITLKTKSGNVFLKNVESLYLNIKTSSGNIKADINILADGTYQLETHSGWIKLKIPYYSSCHIEFDTICGKIFSEYSFETKENKLKLGEAKGSLIVKSSSGDIYLIHGFMEEEKDVYLSQ
- a CDS encoding DUF4097 domain-containing protein; translation: MFILANEIFRFFKQKPKTPNKVAPTGNFIDRSLKREETTSKGGMLMVAESVVKGEVFIEYTEPFEKLLLVPENALLSCTNKAGDIVIKSWDQMLLKIAAVKHTWGKNKKEAQELSKEIEVRIIQRDESISLETFLPQSNGKKTSYVSYKIFIPKNLNVAIEAEESNVFISDLNKNLRVKTTSGNVFIRNISGNVHAQTSSGNILINNIGGNTTIITERGEVHTENIAGNLDVESSEGNVKVFHSRQNVVISMSKGNISFFDIEGSIEVKATKAKIIGEYVQKNLNIVLEEGDMFLDDVEGNITIHFKQGSLTLGNKHSYRIELSSNSGDINLDTVVKENGRYIIETSEGTINLKIPSDASTAIVAKTIKGIISCELPLIITQSSKDELTGVLNQYKALIKLTTSEGDINIRKK
- a CDS encoding fructose-1,6-bisphosphatase; the protein is MITVSLIKADIGSFPGHTQAPKKLIDKCKEYLEEVKGQLIVDYYVTRCGDDIQLLMTHTKGVDNEEIHALAWSVFERVANIAIEDKLYGAGQDLLADAFSGNIRGLGPGCAEMEFEEREAESIVAFMCDKTDPAAFNLPLFKTFADPFNTPGLVIDKKLTQGFVFEVHDLLAGKKISLKTPEEMYELLALIGNRDRYAIKRIYRKDGLLAAVVSTEKLSLIAGEYVGKDDPVALVRCQGGLPAVGEVLEPFAFPQLVAGWMRGSHWGPLMPVSEKDANPSRFDGPPRVIALGFQLRHGKLLGPVDLFADVAFDRVRALANEIADYIRMHGPFQPHRLSEEQMEYTTLPHVLEKLGPRFAPIE